One window of the Pyrus communis chromosome 17, drPyrComm1.1, whole genome shotgun sequence genome contains the following:
- the LOC137722858 gene encoding phloretin 4'-O-glucosyltransferase, producing the protein MVQHRFLLVTYPAQGHINPSLQFAKRLINTTGAHVTYVTSLSAHRRIGNGSIPDGLTYAPFSDGYDDGFKPGDNIDDYMSELRRRGAQAITDLVVASANEGHPYTCLVYSLIVPWSAGVAHELHLPSVLLWIQPATVFDIYYYYFNGYKDLIRDNTSSGTNNVLPCSIELPGLPLSFTSRDLPSFMVDTNPYNFALPLFQEQMELLERETNPTILVNTFDALEPEALKAIDKYNLIGVGPLIPSAFLDGKDPSDKSFGGDLVQKSRDSSYLEWLNSKPEGSVIYVSFGSISVLGKAQMEEIAKGLLDCGLPFFWVIRDKVDKKGDDNEAKQEEAMLSCRVELEELGRIVPWCSQVEVLSSPSLGCFVTHCGWNSSLESLVSGVPVVAFPQWTDQGTNAKLIEDFWKTGVRVTPNVEGIVTGEELKRCLDLVLGSGEIGEEVRRNAKKWKDLAREAVNEGGSSDKNLKAFLDQIKVLKDVRH; encoded by the coding sequence ATGGTGCAACACCGCTTTCTACTCGTCACATATCCAGCTCAAGGCCACATCAACCCTTCCCTCCAATTCGCCAAGCGCCTTATCAACACCACAGGTGCGCATGTCACCTACGTCACCAGTCTCTCAGCCCATCGCCGTATAGGCAATGGCTCAATTCCAGATGGATTGACCTATGCGCCCTTCTCTGATGGGTACGACGACGGGTTTAAGCCCGGTGACAACATCGACGACTACATGTCGGAGCTGCGGCGCCGCGGAGCACAAGCCATCACCGACCTTGTAGTCGCAAGTGCAAACGAGGGTCATCCTTACACTTGCCTAGTCTACTCATTAATTGTCCCTTGGTCGGCAGGGGTGGCACATGAACTTCACCTCCCAAGCGTGCTGCTTTGGATTCAGCCAGCCACGGTTTTCGACATCTACTACTATTACTTTAATGGGTACAAAGATCTTATCCGGGATAATACTAGTTCTGGTACGAACAATGTCCTTCCATGTTCAATTGAATTACCAGGTTTACCATTATCTTTCACAAGCCGAGACCTTCCCTCCTTCATGGTGGATACAAATCCGTACAATTTCGCCCTCCCGTTGTTTCAAGAACAGATGGAGCTGCTGGAAAGAGAAACCAATCCGACCATTCTAGTGAACACGTTCGATGCACTAGAGCCGGAAGCCTTAAAAGCAATTGACAAGTACAACTTGATTGGTGTCGGGCCATTGATTCCGTCCGCTTTCTTGGACGGCAAGGATCCATCGGACAAGTCATTTGGAGGCGATCTTGTCCAAAAATCAAGGGACTCTTCGTACCTCGAGTGGCTGAACTCGAAGCCAGAAGGGTCGGTGATTTATGTGTCCTTCGGAAGCATTTCTGTGTTGGGAAAGGCCCAAATGGAGGAAATCGCAAAAGGGTTGTTGGATTGCGGCCTTCCGTTCTTTTGGGTTATTAGAGATAAGGTCGACAAGAAGGGAGATGATAACGAGGCGAAGCAAGAAGAAGCGATGTTGAGTTGTAGAGTGGAATTGGAAGAGCTCGGGAGGATAGTGCCGTGGTGTAGTCAAGTGGAGGTTCTCTCTAGTCCTTCGTTGGGTTGCTTTGTGACACATTGTGGGTGGAATTCAAGTTTGGAGAGCTTGGTTTCAGGGGTGCCCGTGGTGGCGTTTCCTCAGTGGACGGACCAAGGGACGAATGCCAAGTTGATAGAGGACTTTTGGAAGACAGGAGTGAGGGTGACACCAAATGTGGAGGGGATTGTTACGGGTGAGGAGCTCAAGAGGTGCTTGGATTTGGTATTGGGAAGTGGGGAGATTGGTGAAGAGGTGAGAAGGAATGCTAAGAAATGGAAAGATTTGGCAAGAGAGGCTGTGAATGAAGGGGGCTCTTCGGACAAGAATCTCAAGGCTTTCTTGGATCagatcaaggttctaaaagatgttagGCACTAG
- the LOC137722482 gene encoding phloretin 4'-O-glucosyltransferase-like yields MVQHRFLVVTFPAQGHINPSLQFAKRLINTTGAHVTFVTCLSARHRIDNDSIPDGLTYSLFSDGYDDGFNSADNIDDYMSELRRRGAQAISDLVVSSAKEGHPYTCLVYTILLPWAADVAHELHLPNVLLWIQPATVFDIYYYYFNGYKDLIRDNTSSGTNDVLPCSIELPGLPLSLTSQDLPSFMVDTNPYSFALPLFQEQMDLLERETNPTILVNTFDALEPEALKAIDNYNLIGVGPLIPSASLYGKVPLDKSFGGDLFQKSKDSSYLEWLNSKPEGSVIYVSFGSISVLEKAQMEEIAKGLLDCGRPFLWVIRDKVEKKGDNNEAKKEEEMLSCREELEELGRIVPWCSQVAVLSSPSLGCFVTHCGWNSSLESLVSGVPVVAFPQWTDQGTNAKLIEDTWKTGLRMTQNEEGIVTGEELKRCLELVVGSGEIGEEMRRNAKKWKDLAREAVSEGGSSDKNLKAFLDQID; encoded by the coding sequence ATGGTGCAACACCGCTTTCTAGTTGTCACATTTCCGGCTCAAGGCCACATCAACCCTTCCCTCCAATTCGCCAAGCGTCTTATCAACACTACCGGTGCCCATGTCACCTTCGTTACCTGCCTCTCCGCCCGTCACCGCATAGACAATGACTCAATTCCAGATGGATTGACCTACTCACTCTTCTCTGATGGGTACGACGATGGGTTTAATTCCGCCGACAACATCGACGACTACATGTCGGAGCTGCGGCGCCGCGGAGCACAAGCCATCAGCGACCTTGTAGTCTCAAGTGCAAAAGAGGGTCACCCTTACACTTGCCTAGTCTACACAATACTCCTCCCTTGGGCGGCGGACGTGGCGCATGAACTTCACCTCCCAAACGTACTGCTTTGGATTCAACCAGCCACGGTTTTCGACATCTACTACTATTACTTTAACGGGTACAAAGATCTCATCCGGGATAATACTAGTTCTGGTACGAACGATGTCCTTCCATGTTCAATAGAATTACCAGGTTTGCCATTATCTCTCACAAGCCAAGACCTTCCCTCCTTCATGGTGGATACAAATCCGTACAGTTTCGCCCTCCCGTTGTTTCAAGAACAGATGGATCTGCTGGAGAGAGAAACCAATCCGACCATTCTAGTGAACACGTTCGATGCGCTAGAGCCGGAAGCCTTAAAAGCAATTGACAATTACAATTTGATTGGAGTCGGGCCATTGATTCCGTCTGCTTCCTTGTACGGCAAGGTTCCATTGGACAAGTCATTTGGAGGCGATCTTTTCCAAAAATCAAAGGACTCTTCATACCTCGAGTGGCTGAACTCGAAGCCGGAAGGGTCGGTGATTTATGTGTCCTTCGGAAGCATTTCTGTGTTGGAAAAGGCCCAAATGGAGGAAATCGCAAAAGGGTTGTTGGATTGCGGCCGTCCGTTCTTGTGGGTTATTAGAGATAAAGTCGAGAAGAAGGGAGACAATAATGAggcgaagaaagaagaagagatgTTGAGTTGCAGAGAGGAATTGGAAGAGCTCGGGAGGATAGTGCCGTGGTGTAGTCAAGTGGCGGTTCTCTCGAGTCCTTCGTTGGGTTGCTTTGTGACACATTGTGGGTGGAATTCAAGTTTGGAGAGCCTGGTTTCGGGGGTGCCCGTCGTGGCGTTTCCTCAGTGGACGGACCAAGGGACGAATGCCAAGTTGATAGAAGACACTTGGAAGACAGGATTGAGGATGACACAAAATGAGGAGGGAATTGTTACGGGTGAGGAGCTCAAGAGGTGTTTGGAGTTGGTCGTGGGAAGTGGGGAGATTGGTGAAGAGATGAGAAGGAATGCTAAGAAATGGAAAGATTTGGCAAGAGAGGCTGTGAGTGAAGGGGGGTCTTCGGACAAGAATCTGAAGGCTTTCTTGGATCAGATAGATTAG